The following are encoded in a window of Haemorhous mexicanus isolate bHaeMex1 chromosome 7, bHaeMex1.pri, whole genome shotgun sequence genomic DNA:
- the VSIR gene encoding V-type immunoglobulin domain-containing suppressor of T-cell activation isoform X1 — translation MGTESRRTGLLLAALSLLASHGGGAAFLITTPYSLCVCPEGQNVTLSCRVSGALAERHDLLYKTWYFSSTGDQSCSDKRHIRNVTDKELHHDLGRSHLAPANVSQNPSPGRQSGHHGVEFVLDHHGAFHIVVMNVTLQDSGNYCCYAVEVRREGHGKPHTVQVAHGFVELQIQRGKGGLQNCTFHTATGKDITAAALATGACIVGILCLPLILLLIYKQRQAASSRRAHELVRMDSSAQGIENPVFEAGPAGSAEPRPRPQLRYVASRLPSESGRHLLSEPSTPLSPPGPGDCFFPTLDPVPDSPNSLKA, via the exons ATGGGGACGGAGTCCCGCcggacagggctgctcctggctgcgCTCTCCCTGCTCGCTTCCCACG gaggaggagcagctttcctgaTCACCACGCCGTACTCGCTGTGTGTGTGCCCCGAGGGCCAGAACGTGACCCTGAGCTGCCGGGTCAGCGGCGCCCTGGCCGAGCGGCACGACCTGCTCTACAAGACCTGGTACTTCAGCAGCACGGGGGACCAGAGCTGCTCCGACAAGCGCCACATCCGCAATGTCACCGACAAGGAGCTGCACCACGACCTTGGCAGGAGCCACTTGGCGCCCGCCAACgtctcccaaaatccctccccgGGGAGGCAGAGCGGCCACCACGGTGTGGAGTTTGTCCTTGACCACCACGGCGCCTTCCACATCGTGGTGATGAACGTGACGCTGCAGGACAGCGGGAATTACTGCTGCTACGCCGTGGAGGTCAGGAGGGAAGGGCATGGCAAGCCCCACACCGTGCAGGTGGCTCACGGCTTCGTGGAGCTGCAGATCCAGAGAG GCAAAGGAGGCCTTCAAAACTGCACATTCCACACTGCCACCGGCAAAG ACATCACGGCCGCCGCGCTGGCCACGGGCGCCTGCATCGTGGgcatcctctgcctgcccctcatcctgctcctcatCTACAAGCAGAGAcaagctgccagcagcagac GTGCCCATGAGCTTGTCAGGATGGATAG cagcgCCCAGGGCATTGAGAACCCCGTGTTCGAggcggggccggcgggcagtgcggagccccggccccggccccagctGCGCTACGTGGCCAGCAGGCTGCCCTCCGAGTCCGGCCGGCATCTGCTCTCGGAGCCCAgcacccccctgtccccccccggGCCCGGGGACTGCTTCTTCCCCACCCTGG ATCCCGTTCCTGACTCACCAAATTCCTTGAAAGCCTGA
- the VSIR gene encoding V-type immunoglobulin domain-containing suppressor of T-cell activation isoform X2 has translation MGTESRRTGLLLAALSLLASHGGGAAFLITTPYSLCVCPEGQNVTLSCRVSGALAERHDLLYKTWYFSSTGDQSCSDKRHIRNVTDKELHHDLGRSHLAPANVSQNPSPGRQSGHHGVEFVLDHHGAFHIVVMNVTLQDSGNYCCYAVEVRREGHGKPHTVQVAHGFVELQIQRGKGGLQNCTFHTATGKGAHELVRMDSSAQGIENPVFEAGPAGSAEPRPRPQLRYVASRLPSESGRHLLSEPSTPLSPPGPGDCFFPTLDPVPDSPNSLKA, from the exons ATGGGGACGGAGTCCCGCcggacagggctgctcctggctgcgCTCTCCCTGCTCGCTTCCCACG gaggaggagcagctttcctgaTCACCACGCCGTACTCGCTGTGTGTGTGCCCCGAGGGCCAGAACGTGACCCTGAGCTGCCGGGTCAGCGGCGCCCTGGCCGAGCGGCACGACCTGCTCTACAAGACCTGGTACTTCAGCAGCACGGGGGACCAGAGCTGCTCCGACAAGCGCCACATCCGCAATGTCACCGACAAGGAGCTGCACCACGACCTTGGCAGGAGCCACTTGGCGCCCGCCAACgtctcccaaaatccctccccgGGGAGGCAGAGCGGCCACCACGGTGTGGAGTTTGTCCTTGACCACCACGGCGCCTTCCACATCGTGGTGATGAACGTGACGCTGCAGGACAGCGGGAATTACTGCTGCTACGCCGTGGAGGTCAGGAGGGAAGGGCATGGCAAGCCCCACACCGTGCAGGTGGCTCACGGCTTCGTGGAGCTGCAGATCCAGAGAG GCAAAGGAGGCCTTCAAAACTGCACATTCCACACTGCCACCGGCAAAG GTGCCCATGAGCTTGTCAGGATGGATAG cagcgCCCAGGGCATTGAGAACCCCGTGTTCGAggcggggccggcgggcagtgcggagccccggccccggccccagctGCGCTACGTGGCCAGCAGGCTGCCCTCCGAGTCCGGCCGGCATCTGCTCTCGGAGCCCAgcacccccctgtccccccccggGCCCGGGGACTGCTTCTTCCCCACCCTGG ATCCCGTTCCTGACTCACCAAATTCCTTGAAAGCCTGA
- the C7H10orf105 gene encoding uncharacterized protein C10orf105 homolog, translating into MDSGNGTSPTSPLLGLLEPVPPSATSPEVTDWLPIIVGLICIFLVLATLLTFVTLCQPAALGRSLWGPQEWLPPHPVDASQPQLRLWKRLGSLRCSISSFRRSQLVSQSPHACPRSFSSSQDWDIMESTKM; encoded by the coding sequence ATGGACTCTGGCAACGGGACCTCTCCCACCTCACCTCTCCTTGGCCTTCTGGAGCCAgtgccacccagtgccacctcccctgAGGTGACAGACTGGCTGCCCATCATCGTTGGGCTCATCTGCATCTTCCTGGTGCTGGCCACCCTCCTGACCTTTGTCACCCTCTGCCAGCCAGCGGCGCTGGGCCGGTCcctctggggtccccaggagTGGCTGCCCCCCCACCCCGTGGAtgccagccagccccagctgaggctCTGGAAGCGTCTGGGCTCCCTGAGGTGCTCCATCAGCAGCTTCAGGAGGAGCCAGCTGGTGTCTCAGAGCCCCCATGCCTGTCCCAGGAGCTtctccagcagccaggactgGGACATCATGGAGTCCACCAAAATGTGA